The following proteins are co-located in the Gloeocapsa sp. PCC 7428 genome:
- a CDS encoding lipopolysaccharide assembly protein LapB, which produces MQKQSLLAISVLLLGGIGVIVPPTAQAQIVVAQTKGAVPSSPYQRSQQLQKLLQEGRRLMDAGKSAEAIARYQQAAKLSPKNARIFSTIGFLYARQRNYAAAVAAYRQAIDAAPNHADFHYALGYTLARMGRYAEAASAYRRTTELDQNNVNAYLGLGVVLLRQKNYRGAEWAAQQAINRDPNNPSAYELMGAILLQQDRFRDAIATLQRSATIDPNNGNVLLNLATAWASQGNMTAALMTLRQAVQIDPRNVKVLLQMGDILRVQNDVQGAIDAYKRALALQPDLAEAQKAVNDMLLNQPGSNRLERLLTPRL; this is translated from the coding sequence GTGCAAAAGCAGAGTTTATTAGCTATAAGTGTTTTGCTGCTAGGAGGAATTGGCGTTATTGTACCGCCAACTGCTCAAGCTCAAATAGTAGTTGCACAAACCAAAGGCGCAGTGCCAAGTAGTCCTTATCAACGCAGCCAGCAACTGCAAAAATTGCTGCAAGAAGGACGGAGGTTAATGGATGCGGGAAAATCAGCCGAAGCGATCGCCCGTTATCAACAAGCCGCTAAATTATCACCAAAAAACGCGCGCATTTTTTCGACGATTGGTTTTCTTTACGCGCGTCAAAGAAACTATGCTGCGGCAGTGGCGGCGTATCGTCAAGCGATTGATGCAGCCCCCAACCATGCGGACTTTCACTATGCTCTTGGCTACACGTTAGCACGGATGGGACGCTATGCGGAAGCTGCTAGTGCGTATCGGCGAACAACCGAGCTAGACCAGAATAATGTCAATGCTTATCTTGGATTGGGTGTTGTACTCTTACGTCAAAAAAACTATCGAGGTGCTGAATGGGCGGCACAGCAAGCAATTAATCGCGATCCTAATAATCCGAGTGCGTATGAGTTGATGGGGGCGATTCTTCTACAACAAGATCGGTTTCGCGACGCGATCGCAACTCTCCAAAGGTCAGCAACAATTGATCCTAACAACGGTAACGTTTTACTAAATCTAGCAACGGCTTGGGCAAGTCAAGGCAATATGACCGCAGCTTTGATGACTTTGCGACAAGCGGTGCAGATCGACCCACGAAATGTGAAAGTCCTCCTGCAAATGGGAGACATTCTCAGGGTGCAAAACGACGTTCAAGGTGCAATCGATGCCTACAAACGTGCTTTAGCCTTGCAACCAGACCTAGCAGAAGCCCAGAAAGCAGTAAACGATATGCTACTCAATCAACCAGGAAGCAATCGTTTAGAGCGTCTTCTAACGCCACGGCTTTAA
- a CDS encoding DUF4188 domain-containing protein, translating into MAQIMPGRYTAQVDEPFVVFLIGMRINQFLAFSKWLPTAQAMAPMLRTLYQHPEKGFLGGENFIYWRGAGLIQYWRSFEDLERFARNPADPHLAAWQRFHRAVGNDGSVGIWHETYLIEPGNYEAIYGNMPVFGLAAATQHVPAKGRRETARQQLKPETPYA; encoded by the coding sequence ATGGCTCAAATCATGCCAGGGCGCTACACAGCGCAAGTTGACGAACCCTTCGTTGTGTTTCTCATTGGGATGCGCATCAATCAGTTTCTCGCTTTCTCCAAATGGCTTCCGACAGCACAAGCGATGGCACCGATGCTGCGTACGCTTTATCAACATCCAGAAAAAGGGTTTTTAGGCGGAGAAAACTTTATCTATTGGCGGGGTGCGGGACTTATTCAATACTGGCGATCGTTTGAAGATTTAGAGCGCTTTGCGAGAAATCCTGCTGATCCTCATCTAGCAGCATGGCAACGCTTTCATCGCGCTGTAGGTAACGATGGCAGTGTGGGGATTTGGCACGAAACTTACTTGATTGAACCTGGCAACTATGAAGCTATCTATGGCAATATGCCAGTCTTCGGCTTAGCTGCTGCGACTCAGCACGTTCCAGCGAAAGGGCGTCGAGAAACGGCACGACAACAGCTAAAACCAGAAACACCTTATGCATAA
- a CDS encoding class I SAM-dependent methyltransferase produces MPIYDAIGQFYTRSRLPDVRLVDSVVQLLALPPKSVIADIGAGTGGYSRMLAERGFHLYAVEPSAVMRSHATPHPRVQWLSDYAEAISLPDRAVDAVICLLAIHHFSDLKKAFSEMNRIAKKIVIFTFDAIAAESFWLYDYFPFIREYDKQVFSSLKDVVSLLKQMTQGSVDVYSCMLPPDLSDMFLAAGWKRPEIYLNPQVRASMSAFALTNSDAVQTGINLLQADLNNGQWSAKYGRFKQLNQLDVGYRFLCAKK; encoded by the coding sequence ATGCCTATCTACGATGCGATCGGTCAATTCTATACTCGCTCTCGCCTTCCAGATGTGCGGCTAGTCGATTCTGTCGTACAGTTACTCGCATTGCCTCCAAAAAGTGTTATTGCTGATATTGGTGCGGGAACAGGCGGCTATAGTAGGATGCTTGCTGAACGCGGATTTCACCTTTATGCCGTTGAACCTTCTGCCGTGATGCGATCGCACGCGACACCACATCCGCGAGTACAATGGCTAAGCGATTACGCTGAGGCAATTTCTTTACCTGATCGTGCAGTAGATGCTGTCATTTGTCTTCTTGCAATTCACCATTTCTCTGATCTCAAAAAAGCTTTCTCCGAGATGAACCGAATTGCTAAAAAGATTGTGATTTTTACTTTTGACGCGATCGCCGCCGAAAGTTTTTGGTTGTATGATTATTTCCCTTTTATTCGAGAGTATGACAAACAAGTCTTTTCATCTTTAAAAGACGTTGTCTCTCTCCTTAAACAAATGACTCAAGGTAGCGTTGATGTTTATTCTTGTATGCTGCCACCTGATTTGTCAGATATGTTCTTAGCCGCAGGTTGGAAACGACCTGAAATCTATTTAAATCCTCAAGTTAGAGCCAGTATGTCAGCTTTTGCTCTCACTAATTCTGATGCAGTTCAAACCGGAATAAATCTTCTTCAAGCCGATTTAAATAATGGTCAATGGAGTGCAAAATACGGGCGATTTAAGCAACTCAATCAGTTGGATGTGGGCTATAGATTCTTATGCGCGAAGAAATAA
- the metH gene encoding methionine synthase, producing the protein MNSPFLTRLHSPERPVIVFDGAMGTNLQTQNLTAADFGGAQYEGCNEYLVHTKPEAVTKVHRDFLAAGADVIETDTFGAASIVLAEYDLADQAYYLNKKAAELAKQVAAEFSTPEKPRFVAGSMGPTTKLPTLGHIDFDTLQAAFAEQAEGLYDGGVDLFIIETCQDVLQIKAALNAVESVFRRKGERRPLMVSVTMETTGTMLVGSDISAALTILEPYPIDILGLNCATGPDRMAEHVKYLSQHSPFVVSCIPNAGLPENVGGQAHYRLTPMELRMALMHFVEDLGVQVIGGCCGTRPDHIQQLAEIAATLKPKERYPRYEPAAASIYSAQPYDQDNSFLIVGERLNASGSKKCRELLNAEDWDGLVSMAKAQVREGAHVLDVNVDYVGRDGVRDMHELVSRLVTNVTIPLMLDSTEWEKMEAGLKVAGGKCLLNSTNYEDGEPRFFKVLELAKQYGAGVVVGTIDEDGMARTADKKFEIAQRAYNQAVEYGIPPEEIFFDTLALPISTGIEEDRANGKATIESIRRIREELPGCHVILGVSNVSFGLNPAARVVLNSMFLHEAMTAGMDAAIVSASKILPLAKIAPEHQEVCRKLIYDERQFDGDICVYDPLAELTTVFEGATTKRDRTIDESIPIEERLKRHIIDGERIGLEEQLQKALEKYAPLDIINNFLLDGMKVVGELFGSGQMQLPFVLQSAETMKAAVAYLEPFMEKQESGNNSKGTVVIATVKGDVHDIGKNLVDIILSNNGYKVVNLGIKQPVENIIDAYEQHKADCIAMSGLLVKSTAFMKENLEVFNQRGITAPVILGGAALTPKFVYEDCQKTYKGQVVYGKDAFSDLHFMDKLMPAKSQGHWDDLQGFLNGLAENNQVSQNGHQEPPKENPSPLTPLSEKGKALHPSPLVVDTRRSDAVAVDIERPTPPFWGTKILQLEDIAWDELFWYLDLQALIAGQWQFRKPKEQSKEEYQAFLAEKVYPILEHWKQRIVAEKLLHPQVSYGYFPCQAVGNSLIVYEPNHEGAKEDTCVRRFPPLSKVSVDTKEIARFEFPRQRSLRRLCIADFFAPQESGVIDVFPMQAVTMGDIATEFAQELFRANQYTDYLYFHGLAVQMAEALAEWVHARIRHELGFGAEEPDNIRDVLAQRYRGSRYSFGYPACPNIQDQYKLLELLESDRINLYMDESEQLYPEQSTTAIIAYHPVAKYFSA; encoded by the coding sequence ATGAACAGCCCTTTTCTGACTCGCCTTCACAGTCCAGAACGCCCTGTCATCGTCTTCGATGGCGCGATGGGAACAAACTTGCAAACTCAAAATCTTACCGCAGCCGACTTTGGAGGAGCGCAGTACGAAGGGTGTAACGAATATTTAGTCCACACCAAACCCGAAGCCGTCACCAAGGTACACCGTGACTTTTTGGCAGCAGGTGCGGATGTCATTGAGACAGATACGTTTGGTGCTGCGTCAATTGTCCTCGCGGAGTACGACTTAGCCGATCAAGCTTACTACTTAAACAAAAAAGCCGCAGAACTCGCAAAACAAGTTGCAGCAGAATTTTCGACGCCAGAAAAACCCCGCTTTGTTGCTGGTTCGATGGGACCAACAACCAAATTACCAACGCTAGGACACATCGACTTTGACACATTGCAAGCCGCTTTTGCCGAACAAGCCGAAGGATTATATGACGGCGGAGTTGATTTATTTATCATTGAAACGTGTCAGGATGTGCTGCAAATCAAAGCAGCATTAAACGCAGTTGAATCAGTGTTTCGCCGCAAGGGAGAACGACGTCCCCTGATGGTATCGGTGACAATGGAGACAACTGGCACGATGCTGGTAGGCTCGGATATTAGCGCAGCTTTGACAATTTTAGAGCCATATCCAATTGATATTCTCGGTCTTAACTGCGCAACAGGTCCAGACCGGATGGCGGAACACGTCAAGTATCTTTCGCAGCATTCGCCGTTTGTCGTTTCTTGTATTCCGAATGCAGGGCTACCAGAAAACGTTGGTGGTCAAGCGCACTATCGACTCACACCGATGGAATTGCGCATGGCGCTGATGCATTTTGTTGAAGATTTGGGCGTACAGGTAATTGGCGGCTGTTGCGGTACGCGTCCTGACCATATTCAACAATTAGCAGAAATTGCCGCAACACTCAAGCCTAAAGAACGGTATCCTCGCTATGAGCCAGCAGCCGCATCGATTTACAGCGCGCAACCGTATGACCAAGATAATTCGTTTTTGATTGTCGGAGAGCGATTAAATGCGAGTGGTTCTAAGAAATGCCGCGAATTACTTAATGCGGAAGATTGGGACGGACTCGTGTCGATGGCAAAGGCGCAGGTACGCGAAGGCGCGCACGTTTTAGATGTCAATGTGGACTATGTGGGGCGCGATGGCGTGCGGGATATGCACGAATTGGTATCGCGTTTAGTAACAAACGTTACAATCCCTTTGATGCTCGACTCCACCGAGTGGGAAAAAATGGAAGCGGGGTTAAAGGTTGCGGGTGGTAAATGTTTGCTCAACTCGACGAACTACGAAGATGGAGAACCGCGCTTTTTTAAGGTATTGGAGTTAGCAAAACAGTACGGTGCGGGTGTTGTTGTCGGCACGATTGATGAAGATGGCATGGCACGAACTGCCGACAAGAAATTTGAAATCGCTCAACGCGCTTACAACCAAGCCGTTGAATATGGTATTCCACCAGAAGAAATCTTTTTTGATACCTTAGCGCTGCCGATATCGACAGGAATTGAGGAAGATCGCGCCAACGGTAAAGCAACGATTGAATCAATTCGTCGCATTCGCGAAGAATTACCAGGCTGTCATGTGATTTTGGGGGTTTCTAACGTTTCGTTTGGTTTAAATCCCGCTGCGCGTGTTGTACTTAATTCGATGTTTCTTCACGAGGCGATGACAGCGGGAATGGATGCGGCGATTGTGAGCGCGAGTAAAATATTACCGCTTGCTAAGATTGCACCAGAACACCAAGAAGTTTGTCGCAAGTTGATTTACGATGAACGGCAATTTGATGGCGATATTTGCGTTTACGATCCGTTGGCAGAGTTAACAACTGTTTTTGAAGGCGCAACCACAAAACGCGATCGCACGATTGATGAAAGTATTCCCATCGAAGAACGCCTCAAACGTCACATCATCGATGGTGAAAGAATCGGTTTAGAAGAACAGCTGCAAAAAGCTTTAGAAAAATATGCACCACTCGATATCATCAATAACTTCTTACTCGATGGTATGAAAGTGGTTGGTGAATTGTTTGGTTCTGGACAAATGCAGCTACCTTTCGTGTTGCAATCGGCGGAGACAATGAAAGCCGCAGTCGCTTATCTTGAGCCGTTTATGGAAAAGCAAGAAAGCGGTAATAACTCAAAAGGTACGGTAGTAATTGCGACAGTCAAGGGTGATGTCCATGACATTGGTAAAAACCTTGTCGATATCATTTTGTCGAATAACGGCTACAAAGTCGTTAACCTTGGCATCAAACAGCCGGTAGAAAACATTATCGATGCCTACGAGCAGCACAAAGCTGATTGCATCGCGATGAGTGGGCTACTCGTCAAGTCTACTGCTTTCATGAAAGAAAACTTGGAAGTCTTTAACCAACGAGGAATTACGGCTCCAGTGATTTTGGGTGGTGCGGCGTTGACTCCCAAATTTGTCTATGAAGATTGTCAAAAAACGTATAAAGGACAAGTCGTTTACGGTAAAGATGCTTTTTCTGATTTGCATTTCATGGATAAGTTGATGCCAGCCAAGTCACAAGGTCACTGGGACGATCTTCAAGGCTTCTTAAATGGATTAGCAGAAAATAATCAAGTATCTCAGAATGGACATCAAGAACCTCCTAAAGAAAATCCCTCACCCCTCACCCCACTCTCCGAGAAGGGCAAAGCCCTACACCCCTCACCCCTCGTTGTAGATACCCGCCGCAGTGATGCTGTTGCAGTCGATATAGAACGCCCCACGCCGCCTTTCTGGGGAACGAAGATATTGCAACTAGAAGATATTGCTTGGGATGAGTTGTTTTGGTATTTGGATTTACAAGCTTTAATTGCCGGACAATGGCAGTTTCGTAAGCCTAAGGAGCAATCGAAAGAGGAATATCAGGCTTTCTTGGCAGAGAAGGTTTATCCGATTTTAGAGCATTGGAAGCAGCGGATTGTTGCGGAAAAGTTGTTGCATCCGCAGGTGAGTTATGGGTATTTTCCGTGTCAGGCGGTGGGGAATTCGTTGATTGTTTATGAGCCGAACCACGAAGGCGCGAAGGAGGACACTTGCGTGCGGAGGTTTCCTCCGTTGAGCAAAGTGTCCGTGGACACAAAGGAAATTGCGCGGTTTGAGTTTCCGAGGCAAAGGTCTTTAAGAAGGCTTTGTATTGCTGATTTCTTTGCGCCGCAGGAGTCGGGTGTGATTGATGTGTTTCCGATGCAGGCGGTGACGATGGGGGATATTGCAACGGAGTTTGCGCAGGAGTTGTTTAGAGCGAATCAATACACTGACTATCTCTATTTCCACGGCTTGGCGGTGCAGATGGCGGAAGCTTTGGCGGAGTGGGTACACGCGCGAATTCGTCACGAGTTGGGCTTTGGGGCTGAGGAACCGGATAATATTCGGGATGTCTTGGCGCAGCGCTATCGCGGTTCGCGTTACAGTTTTGGTTATCCCGCGTGTCCGAATATTCAGGATCAGTATAAATTGTTGGAGTTGTTAGAGAGCGATCGCATCAATCTCTACATGGATGAAAGCGAACAACTTTATCCTGAGCAATCAACAACCGCGATTATTGCTTATCACCCCGTAGCCAAGTATTTCAGTGCATAA
- a CDS encoding ABC transporter ATP-binding protein, giving the protein MMLAVSLQNVHKLFNNVPVVNDLSFTIQSGEMFGLLGPNGAGKSTTIRMLTTLTKPSQGRIEVAGFDVVRQALQVKQCIGVVLQQTSVDGDLSVWENMELHGRLHHIRNPQRQRLINQWLEYVELADRRDDFVKTLSGGMKRRLQIARALLHQPQILFLDEPTVGLDPQTRRRLWEIILDLNKQGMTMLLTTHYMEEVEYLCDRIGIMDQGQLISLGTLQQLRAKHGEGLAIKQVGTKDAGRWEYQFFPTLEQANAYLDQQKDKTGIMVRPSNLEDIFVELTGRQLD; this is encoded by the coding sequence TTGATGCTTGCTGTTTCGCTGCAAAACGTTCACAAACTTTTCAATAACGTTCCTGTCGTTAATGACCTCTCTTTTACGATTCAGTCTGGAGAAATGTTTGGTTTGCTAGGACCTAACGGCGCAGGTAAATCAACAACAATTCGGATGCTTACAACTTTAACAAAACCATCGCAAGGGCGTATCGAAGTCGCGGGATTTGATGTCGTGCGCCAAGCTTTGCAAGTCAAGCAGTGTATTGGAGTCGTATTGCAACAAACAAGTGTCGATGGCGATTTATCCGTGTGGGAAAACATGGAGTTGCACGGAAGATTGCATCACATCCGCAATCCGCAACGTCAACGACTGATTAATCAATGGCTAGAGTATGTAGAACTCGCAGATCGGCGTGACGATTTTGTGAAAACATTGTCTGGAGGAATGAAGCGTCGCTTACAGATTGCCAGAGCGTTGTTACATCAACCACAAATCTTGTTTTTAGACGAGCCGACAGTCGGACTCGACCCCCAAACACGGCGACGGTTATGGGAAATCATCCTTGATTTAAATAAGCAAGGTATGACCATGTTACTCACGACGCACTACATGGAAGAGGTAGAGTATTTGTGCGATCGCATCGGCATTATGGATCAGGGTCAGTTAATCTCCCTCGGAACTTTACAACAGTTACGAGCCAAACACGGCGAAGGGTTAGCAATTAAACAAGTCGGTACAAAGGACGCAGGACGCTGGGAATATCAATTTTTCCCCACCCTAGAACAAGCCAACGCCTACCTTGACCAGCAAAAGGATAAAACTGGGATCATGGTACGTCCCTCGAATCTGGAAGATATTTTTGTCGAACTTACCGGACGCCAACTCGACTAA
- a CDS encoding PadR family transcriptional regulator: MALAHAILAVLVDRPNSGYDLAKQFDGSVGFFWAASHQQIYRELSKLEAIGWLTCEIILQEGRPDKKLYHITETGKQELQAWIAQPCEPAAIKEDLLVKIFAGYVATSPEIILHELQQHRQAHLEKLSTYKALEQRYFQNLQSLSLPAKFRYLTLLKGISYESDWVAWCDRAMELLR, translated from the coding sequence ATGGCTTTAGCACACGCAATTTTGGCGGTTCTCGTCGATCGCCCGAATAGTGGTTACGACTTAGCAAAGCAATTTGATGGTTCTGTGGGGTTCTTTTGGGCAGCAAGTCATCAACAAATTTATCGAGAGTTGTCCAAGCTTGAAGCAATAGGCTGGCTAACGTGTGAAATCATTCTGCAAGAAGGACGTCCTGATAAAAAGCTGTATCACATTACCGAAACGGGGAAACAGGAATTACAAGCGTGGATCGCGCAACCTTGCGAGCCAGCAGCAATTAAAGAAGATTTGCTTGTTAAAATCTTTGCGGGTTATGTCGCGACTTCCCCTGAAATTATTTTGCACGAATTACAGCAGCACCGCCAAGCGCACTTAGAGAAGCTATCGACGTACAAGGCTTTAGAACAGCGGTACTTTCAAAATCTACAATCGCTGTCTTTGCCTGCGAAGTTTCGTTATCTAACGCTACTCAAAGGTATTAGCTATGAATCAGATTGGGTAGCTTGGTGCGATCGCGCAATGGAATTACTTCGTTAA
- a CDS encoding Uma2 family endonuclease has translation MVKQLQTNTTPAIIYPDSDGQPMADNTKQFRWIVTIKENLELLFVNDSQVFVAGDLLWYPVQGDNKIRQAPDAMVVFGRPKGDRGSYKQWEEDNIPPQVVFEILSPENRLKKMAEKFKFYERYGVEEYYVYDPDDNELIGWLRAGNDLDIITEMDGWMSPRLKIKFQMSSDTLEIFSPQGDKFLTYVELNQLREQERQRADEVTKQLEQERERNAALSALLREKGINLEEL, from the coding sequence ATGGTGAAACAACTGCAAACAAACACTACACCAGCTATTATCTACCCAGATAGCGATGGTCAACCAATGGCAGACAACACCAAACAATTTCGTTGGATTGTCACTATCAAAGAAAACTTAGAACTGCTATTCGTGAATGATAGCCAGGTATTTGTTGCTGGCGATCTCTTGTGGTATCCGGTTCAAGGAGACAATAAAATTCGTCAAGCACCGGATGCGATGGTTGTTTTTGGTAGACCAAAAGGAGACAGAGGTTCTTACAAACAATGGGAAGAAGATAATATTCCGCCACAGGTTGTATTTGAAATACTCTCTCCTGAGAATCGCCTCAAGAAAATGGCAGAAAAATTTAAATTCTACGAACGTTACGGTGTAGAAGAGTATTATGTATACGATCCAGATGACAACGAGCTAATCGGTTGGCTGCGTGCTGGAAATGATTTAGACATTATCACAGAAATGGATGGTTGGATGAGTCCCCGCCTCAAAATAAAATTTCAGATGAGTTCTGATACTTTAGAAATTTTTTCACCCCAAGGAGACAAATTCCTGACCTACGTTGAGCTAAATCAGCTACGCGAACAAGAACGCCAACGCGCTGATGAAGTAACAAAACAATTAGAGCAGGAAAGAGAGCGTAATGCAGCCTTAAGCGCACTACTGCGAGAAAAAGGAATTAATCTAGAAGAGTTATAG
- a CDS encoding YbjQ family protein — MILTTTDVIQGTTVEAYLGIVTAEVVYGSNALRDFFAGIRDVIGGRTGSYERVFERGQRDAIQELERRALKLGADAVIGIEIDTGTINIDQSGALLLITATGTAVKLR; from the coding sequence ATGATTTTAACGACAACGGATGTTATTCAAGGAACTACTGTCGAAGCTTATTTGGGAATCGTCACGGCGGAAGTCGTCTATGGTAGCAATGCGTTGCGCGACTTTTTTGCTGGAATTCGCGATGTTATTGGTGGTCGTACTGGTAGTTACGAACGCGTGTTTGAGCGAGGTCAGCGCGATGCAATTCAAGAATTAGAGCGCCGCGCCCTTAAACTGGGAGCCGATGCTGTGATTGGCATTGAAATCGATACTGGTACGATCAATATTGACCAATCAGGAGCTTTATTACTCATTACGGCAACGGGAACTGCTGTTAAGCTTCGTTAA
- a CDS encoding YajQ family cyclic di-GMP-binding protein, with protein sequence MAATYSFDIVSDFDRQELVNAVDQAVRDIKSRYDLKDTQTTVELGDEVITINTDSEFTLESVHTVLREKAAKRQLSMKIFDFGKVESASGNRVRQEIKLKKGISQEIGKQISKLIRDEFKKVQASIQGDAVRVSSKTKDDLQAVMQRLKQEDFPVALQFTNYR encoded by the coding sequence ATGGCTGCTACATACTCTTTTGATATCGTTAGTGATTTTGACCGCCAAGAGTTAGTTAATGCGGTCGATCAAGCTGTGCGCGACATCAAAAGTCGCTATGACTTGAAAGATACGCAAACTACTGTAGAACTCGGTGATGAAGTCATCACAATCAACACTGATAGCGAGTTTACTCTAGAGTCCGTACACACTGTCTTACGCGAGAAAGCTGCAAAGCGCCAGTTGTCGATGAAAATCTTTGATTTTGGTAAAGTTGAATCCGCAAGTGGAAACCGCGTCCGCCAAGAAATTAAGCTCAAAAAAGGCATTAGCCAGGAAATTGGCAAGCAAATCTCAAAATTGATTCGCGACGAATTTAAGAAGGTACAAGCCTCGATTCAAGGCGACGCAGTGCGAGTTTCTAGTAAAACAAAAGATGATTTGCAAGCTGTTATGCAACGTTTGAAGCAAGAAGATTTTCCAGTAGCTCTACAGTTTACTAACTACCGTTAG
- a CDS encoding phosphotransacetylase family protein: MLSLGSGDVPNAKYLLIGSIEAYSGKSATVLGLSEQLKQTKLDLAYGKPLGNWVNNSKESPIDADVQFVNQILQLPENRLLPSLLTLNEATIQKRLCGKDTTDYQHLAAVQYQQSKGDLVLLEGPGNLEEGSLFGLSLLDVAKIVDAKVLLVTRYKSVFLVEALLAAKQRLGDRLIGVLINDIAPEQMQTVDTDVRAFLEKQGIPVLGTLPKNNLLRSVSVAELVEQLGAEVLCRPDRLGLMVESLAIGAMNVNAALKYFRRRQNMAVVTGGDRVEIQLAALESSTQCLILTGQLPPPPFILAKAEELEIPILSVDLDTLSTVEIIDRTFGQVRLHEPIKVQCIRELMQKHFDIDRLLSQLELKPAVALP, encoded by the coding sequence ATGTTGAGTTTAGGGAGTGGGGACGTGCCGAATGCTAAGTACTTGCTGATTGGATCAATCGAGGCTTACAGCGGTAAGTCGGCAACAGTGCTGGGATTATCTGAACAGCTAAAGCAGACAAAGCTCGATCTTGCCTATGGAAAACCGTTAGGTAATTGGGTGAATAACTCGAAGGAATCGCCGATCGATGCAGATGTTCAATTTGTTAACCAAATCCTTCAGTTACCAGAAAACCGACTGTTACCATCGCTCCTAACTTTAAATGAAGCAACGATTCAAAAGCGCCTATGCGGTAAGGATACGACGGATTATCAGCATTTAGCCGCAGTACAATATCAGCAGTCAAAGGGAGATTTGGTATTACTCGAAGGTCCAGGGAATTTAGAAGAAGGCAGCTTATTTGGGTTAAGCTTACTCGATGTCGCAAAGATCGTTGATGCTAAAGTCCTGCTCGTAACACGCTACAAATCAGTTTTCTTAGTAGAAGCACTTTTAGCAGCGAAGCAGCGTTTAGGCGATCGCTTAATCGGTGTCTTGATCAACGATATCGCCCCAGAACAAATGCAGACTGTTGATACCGATGTCCGCGCGTTTTTAGAAAAGCAAGGTATTCCTGTATTAGGAACACTGCCAAAAAATAACTTACTGCGCAGCGTCAGCGTTGCTGAACTTGTTGAACAATTAGGTGCAGAAGTACTGTGTCGTCCCGATCGCCTAGGTTTAATGGTAGAAAGTTTGGCAATTGGTGCGATGAATGTGAATGCGGCGCTGAAATATTTCCGCCGACGGCAGAATATGGCAGTGGTGACAGGCGGCGATCGCGTCGAAATTCAACTGGCTGCTTTAGAAAGTTCAACGCAATGTCTCATCCTCACTGGACAACTACCACCACCACCGTTTATCCTCGCCAAAGCTGAGGAACTCGAAATTCCCATTCTATCGGTCGATCTCGATACGCTCTCTACAGTAGAAATCATCGATCGCACTTTTGGACAAGTCCGCTTGCATGAACCGATTAAAGTGCAATGCATCCGCGAGTTGATGCAAAAGCATTTTGATATTGACCGTTTGTTGTCACAGCTTGAGTTAAAGCCCGCAGTGGCGTTGCCTTAA
- a CDS encoding metallothionein, producing the protein MTTVTQMKCACENCLCIVSLEDAIQKDGKPYCSEACANGHTSGSGCGHSGCGCS; encoded by the coding sequence ATGACAACTGTAACTCAAATGAAGTGTGCGTGTGAAAATTGTTTGTGTATTGTTTCGCTAGAAGACGCAATTCAAAAAGACGGTAAGCCTTATTGCAGCGAAGCCTGTGCTAATGGTCATACAAGTGGTTCAGGTTGTGGTCACAGTGGTTGCGGATGCAGCTAA
- a CDS encoding MAPEG family protein: MNLSQLPASTVFLYCIVAAVILIYLPFLLVGYARVQVGYDIAAPRAMFDKLPPYAQRATWAHQNSFEAFMIFAAAALMAYVTGVNSNLAVSAAIAFVIARFLYSVFYVTNIPIARSLMFAVGSLCSGTLFVLSLLQNN; this comes from the coding sequence ATGAATTTATCACAACTACCAGCTTCTACAGTTTTTTTGTATTGCATCGTTGCGGCGGTTATTTTAATTTATCTGCCCTTTTTACTTGTCGGCTATGCACGAGTACAAGTTGGCTACGATATCGCCGCGCCTCGCGCTATGTTTGATAAATTGCCACCTTATGCGCAAAGGGCAACATGGGCGCATCAAAATTCTTTTGAAGCTTTCATGATTTTTGCCGCTGCCGCTTTGATGGCGTACGTCACGGGCGTAAATTCTAACTTAGCCGTTAGTGCTGCGATCGCCTTTGTTATCGCCCGCTTCCTCTATTCAGTTTTTTATGTCACCAATATTCCCATCGCGCGATCGCTCATGTTCGCTGTTGGCTCTCTCTGTTCTGGTACCCTATTTGTTCTAAGTCTTCTGCAAAATAACTAG